From Rhodovastum atsumiense, a single genomic window includes:
- the hpnE gene encoding hydroxysqualene dehydroxylase HpnE, which translates to MRVHVIGAGLAGLASAVALGARGVPVTLYEAGPAAGGRCRSYFDRGLGCRIDNGNHLLLSGNQAAMAYLDRIGARASLGGPGEALFPFVDLASGTRWTLRPDAGRIPWWILRPDRRVPGTRLREYLQLLALRRAAPEASVTDVLDPASPLYRRLIEPLAVAALNTPPQEALAGLLRQVVEQTLLRGGAACVPLFPREGLSESLVDPALDFLATRGGRLLTGRRIAAIEHGPERVTALHGPDGPVAVEAADAVVMAVPSWVAADLLPGLPAPAAFQAILNIHFRVSAPPGPAGFVGVVGGTAEWIFMKGDVVSVTISAANHLVDLPATDIAEKVWSEVRQVLALEGPMPPVRVVKEKRATFAATAAEERRRPGPCWPKETLGLRNLLLAGDWTATGLPATIEGAIRSGNSAAGMILAGV; encoded by the coding sequence ATGCGGGTCCATGTCATTGGCGCCGGGCTCGCCGGGCTGGCGAGCGCCGTGGCGCTGGGCGCGCGCGGCGTGCCGGTCACGCTGTACGAGGCGGGGCCGGCGGCCGGCGGCCGCTGCCGCTCCTATTTCGACCGCGGCCTCGGCTGCCGCATCGACAACGGCAACCACCTGTTGCTGTCCGGCAACCAGGCGGCCATGGCCTATCTGGACCGGATCGGCGCCCGGGCGAGCCTGGGCGGGCCGGGAGAGGCGCTGTTCCCGTTCGTGGATCTGGCCAGCGGCACACGCTGGACGCTGCGGCCCGATGCGGGCCGGATCCCCTGGTGGATCCTGCGCCCGGACCGCCGGGTGCCGGGCACGCGGCTGCGCGAGTACCTGCAGTTGCTGGCGCTGCGCCGGGCCGCGCCGGAAGCCAGCGTCACCGATGTGCTGGATCCCGCGAGTCCGCTCTATCGCCGCCTGATCGAGCCGCTGGCGGTGGCGGCGCTGAACACGCCGCCGCAGGAGGCGCTTGCCGGGCTGCTGCGCCAGGTGGTCGAGCAGACGCTGTTGCGGGGCGGCGCGGCCTGCGTGCCGCTGTTCCCGCGCGAGGGGCTGTCCGAAAGCCTGGTCGATCCGGCCCTAGACTTCCTGGCCACGCGCGGCGGGCGGCTGCTGACCGGGCGGCGCATCGCCGCGATCGAGCACGGACCGGAGCGGGTGACGGCGCTGCACGGCCCGGATGGACCGGTCGCGGTCGAGGCGGCGGATGCGGTGGTGATGGCGGTGCCGTCCTGGGTCGCGGCCGACCTGCTGCCCGGCCTGCCCGCGCCGGCGGCGTTCCAGGCCATCCTCAACATCCATTTCCGCGTCAGCGCCCCCCCCGGCCCGGCCGGCTTCGTCGGCGTGGTCGGCGGCACGGCGGAGTGGATCTTCATGAAGGGAGACGTGGTCTCGGTGACCATCAGCGCCGCCAACCATCTGGTCGACCTGCCGGCCACGGACATCGCCGAAAAGGTCTGGTCCGAGGTGCGGCAGGTGCTGGCGCTCGAAGGCCCGATGCCGCCGGTGCGGGTGGTCAAGGAAAAGCGTGCCACCTTCGCCGCCACCGCGGCCGAGGAGCGGCGGCGCCCCGGTCCGTGTTGGCCAAAAGAGACACTGGGACTGCGAAATCTGCTGCTGGCCGGCGACTGGACCGCCACGGGGTTGCCCGCAACGATCGAAGGTGCCATCAGGTCCGGCAACTCTGCTGCCGGGATGATCCTCGCCGGCGTATGA
- the ispH gene encoding 4-hydroxy-3-methylbut-2-enyl diphosphate reductase: MLRVVLAQPRGFCAGVERAIDIVERALRRYGPPIYVRHEIVHNRHVVEDLRKRGAVFVDELDEVPPGGITVFSAHGVPRSVEQDAHIRALPVIDATCPLVSKVHNEGRRYATQGREIVLIGHAGHAEVEGTIGQIPGRVHLVQTVGDVAALQPADPDNLAYVTQTTLSVDDTRQIIAALQARFPTIVGPDVRNICYATQNRQQAVRDLAGRVDVILVVGSRNSSNSNRLREIGAETGRPSYLIDDARDLQPDWFAGVQTIGLTAGASAPEVLVQEVIDRLRRLDVVEVTTLAGDVEDLRFRLPPVLADA, from the coding sequence ATGTTACGGGTTGTGCTTGCCCAGCCCCGCGGCTTCTGCGCCGGTGTCGAACGCGCAATCGACATCGTCGAACGAGCGCTGCGCAGGTATGGCCCACCGATCTACGTACGACATGAAATCGTCCATAACCGCCACGTGGTGGAAGACCTGCGCAAGCGCGGCGCCGTGTTCGTGGACGAACTCGACGAGGTCCCACCCGGCGGCATCACCGTCTTCAGCGCCCACGGCGTCCCCCGCAGCGTGGAGCAGGACGCCCATATCCGCGCCCTGCCGGTGATCGACGCCACCTGCCCGCTGGTGTCCAAGGTCCATAACGAGGGGCGCCGCTACGCCACGCAAGGCCGCGAGATCGTGCTGATCGGGCATGCCGGCCATGCCGAGGTAGAGGGCACGATCGGCCAGATCCCCGGTCGCGTGCATCTGGTGCAGACCGTCGGGGACGTGGCGGCGCTGCAGCCCGCCGACCCGGACAACCTGGCCTATGTGACCCAGACCACCCTCTCGGTGGACGATACGCGCCAGATCATCGCCGCCCTGCAGGCACGCTTTCCCACCATCGTCGGACCCGACGTGCGCAACATCTGCTACGCGACCCAGAATCGCCAGCAGGCCGTGCGCGACCTCGCTGGCCGCGTCGATGTGATCCTGGTGGTCGGCTCGCGCAACAGTTCCAATTCCAACCGGCTGCGCGAGATCGGCGCCGAGACCGGCCGGCCCAGCTACCTGATCGATGACGCCCGCGACCTGCAGCCCGACTGGTTCGCGGGGGTGCAAACGATCGGGCTCACCGCCGGGGCATCCGCCCCTGAGGTCCTGGTGCAGGAGGTGATCGACCGCCTGCGCCGCCTTGACGTGGTCGAGGTCACGACCCTCGCCGGTGACGTCGAGGACCTGCGTTTCCGCCTCCCACCCGTTCTGGCCGACGCGTGA
- the hpnH gene encoding adenosyl-hopene transferase HpnH, with translation MPVPLNQLVRVGAYVVKQHLLGRRRYPLVLMLEPLFRCNLACAGCGKIDYPAEILNQRLSVQECLDAVDECGAPVVAIAGGEPLLHREMPEIVEKILARGKFVYLCTNGLLLEKKIDAFRPHRNFAWDVHLDGDRETHDHAVSQAGVYDRAVAAIKTAKSRGFRVCINTTLFDNAQADRVAAFLDEVTAIGIDGVMISPGYAYERAPDREHFLNRQKSKQLFRDIFRLGRGKGWQFNQSSLFLDFLAGNQRYRCTPWGKPTRNVFGWQRPCYLLGEGYAKTYAELMATTDWDRYGTGNYEKCADCMVHSGYEATAVVDAVTRPWKPLTVALRGPRTEGPMAPEIPLEHQRPAEYVFSRHVQEKVEELRHATPPSRTVVDAAE, from the coding sequence ATGCCCGTTCCGCTGAATCAGTTGGTCCGCGTCGGCGCCTATGTGGTCAAGCAGCACCTGCTCGGCCGCCGGCGCTATCCGCTGGTGCTGATGCTGGAGCCGCTGTTCCGCTGCAACCTCGCCTGCGCGGGCTGCGGCAAGATCGACTATCCGGCCGAGATCCTGAACCAGCGCCTGTCGGTGCAGGAATGCCTGGACGCGGTGGACGAATGCGGCGCGCCGGTGGTGGCGATCGCCGGCGGCGAGCCGCTGCTGCACCGGGAAATGCCGGAAATCGTCGAGAAGATCCTCGCCCGCGGCAAGTTCGTCTATCTCTGCACCAACGGCCTGCTGCTCGAGAAGAAGATCGACGCCTTCCGGCCGCATCGCAACTTCGCCTGGGATGTCCATCTCGACGGTGACCGCGAGACGCACGACCACGCCGTCAGCCAGGCCGGCGTCTACGACCGCGCGGTCGCGGCGATCAAGACAGCGAAGTCACGCGGCTTCCGCGTCTGCATCAACACCACGCTGTTCGATAATGCGCAGGCCGATCGCGTCGCCGCCTTCCTCGACGAGGTCACCGCGATCGGCATCGACGGGGTGATGATCTCGCCGGGCTATGCCTACGAGCGCGCACCCGACCGCGAGCATTTCCTCAATCGCCAGAAATCCAAGCAGCTCTTCCGTGACATCTTCCGCCTCGGCCGAGGCAAGGGCTGGCAGTTCAACCAGTCCTCGCTGTTCCTGGATTTCCTGGCCGGCAACCAGCGCTATCGCTGCACGCCCTGGGGCAAGCCGACCCGCAACGTGTTCGGCTGGCAGCGCCCCTGCTACCTGCTCGGCGAAGGCTACGCGAAGACTTATGCCGAGCTGATGGCGACCACCGATTGGGATCGCTACGGCACGGGCAATTACGAGAAATGCGCCGACTGCATGGTGCACAGCGGGTATGAGGCGACCGCCGTGGTCGATGCCGTCACCCGTCCCTGGAAGCCGCTGACCGTGGCGCTGCGCGGCCCGCGCACCGAAGGGCCGATGGCGCCGGAGATCCCGCTCGAGCACCAGCGTCCCGCCGAATACGTGTTCAGCCGCCACGTCCAGGAGAAGGTGGAGGAACTGCGCCACGCGACTCCGCCGTCGCGCACGGTCGTCGACGCGGCGGAGTGA
- the dxs gene encoding 1-deoxy-D-xylulose-5-phosphate synthase, with the protein MNAPTGDGPATSPRPKTPLLDRVRVPADLRNFSVEQLRQLATELRAETVSAVSVTGGHLGASLGVIELTLAIHAVFDTPRDRLIWDVGHQCYPHKILTGRRERIRTLRQGGGLSGFTKRAESEYDPFGAGHSSTSISAGLGMAVARDLKRARGIADDRQVIAVIGDGSMSAGMAYEAMNNAGALRSKLVVILNDNDMSIAPPVGAMSAYLSRLLSSQSFLNLRDVAAKMARRFPRGLERTARRAEEFARGILTGGTLFEELGFYYVGPIDGHNLDHLLPVLRNVREADDLGPILVHAITKKGKGYAPAERSADKLHAVSRFNVITGEQVKPPPGPPSYTKVFANALIDEAERDPAIVAVTAAMPTGTGLDLFGKRFPDRCFDVGIAEQHAVTFAAGLAAEGIKPFCAIYSTFLQRAYDQVMHDVVLQHLPVRFALDRAGLVGADGSTHAGSFDLAYLGCLPGIVLMAPADEVELTHAVATAAAIDDQPSALRYPRGDGVGLTIPQHGEVLPIGRGRVLREGGRVAILSLGTRLADALAAAEELATRGLPATVADARFAKPLDTALIEQLARHHEVLITIEEGSVGGFAAAVMQHLAWKGLLDRGLRIRPMVLPDRFIDQDTQPRQLATAGLTAKDIVTTVLQTLGQDAALTAVAG; encoded by the coding sequence ATGAACGCACCGACAGGAGACGGGCCGGCCACGAGTCCGCGCCCGAAGACGCCGTTGCTTGACCGGGTGCGGGTGCCGGCGGACCTGCGCAATTTCTCGGTCGAGCAGTTGCGGCAACTGGCGACGGAGCTGCGGGCGGAGACGGTGTCGGCGGTGTCGGTGACGGGCGGGCACCTCGGTGCCTCGCTCGGGGTGATCGAGCTGACGCTGGCGATCCACGCGGTGTTCGACACGCCGCGCGACCGGCTGATCTGGGATGTCGGGCACCAGTGCTACCCGCACAAGATCCTGACCGGGCGGCGCGAGCGCATCCGCACGCTGCGCCAGGGCGGGGGGCTGTCGGGCTTCACCAAGCGGGCGGAGAGCGAATACGACCCGTTCGGGGCGGGGCACAGCTCGACCTCGATCTCGGCGGGCTTAGGCATGGCGGTGGCGCGCGATCTGAAGCGCGCGCGCGGCATCGCCGACGACCGCCAGGTGATCGCGGTGATCGGCGACGGCTCGATGAGCGCCGGCATGGCGTATGAGGCGATGAACAACGCCGGGGCGCTGCGCAGCAAGCTGGTGGTGATCCTCAACGACAACGACATGTCGATCGCGCCCCCGGTGGGGGCGATGAGCGCCTATCTGTCGCGGCTGTTGTCGTCGCAGAGCTTCCTCAACCTGCGCGACGTGGCGGCGAAGATGGCGCGGCGCTTCCCGCGCGGGCTGGAGCGGACGGCGCGGCGGGCGGAGGAATTTGCCCGTGGCATCCTGACGGGTGGCACGCTGTTCGAGGAGCTGGGCTTTTACTATGTGGGCCCGATCGACGGGCACAACCTGGATCACCTGCTGCCGGTGCTGCGCAACGTGCGCGAGGCGGATGATCTGGGTCCGATCCTGGTGCACGCGATCACCAAGAAGGGCAAGGGCTACGCGCCGGCGGAGCGCAGCGCCGACAAGCTGCACGCGGTCAGCCGGTTCAACGTGATCACCGGCGAGCAGGTGAAGCCGCCGCCGGGTCCGCCGAGCTACACCAAGGTGTTCGCCAATGCGCTGATCGACGAGGCGGAGCGCGACCCGGCGATCGTGGCGGTGACGGCGGCGATGCCGACGGGAACCGGGCTCGACCTGTTCGGCAAGCGCTTCCCCGACCGCTGCTTCGACGTGGGCATTGCCGAGCAGCATGCGGTGACTTTCGCCGCCGGGCTGGCGGCGGAGGGGATCAAGCCGTTCTGCGCGATCTACTCGACCTTCCTGCAACGCGCCTATGACCAGGTGATGCACGACGTGGTGCTGCAGCACCTGCCGGTGCGCTTCGCGCTGGACCGGGCGGGTCTGGTGGGGGCGGATGGCTCGACGCACGCCGGCAGCTTCGACCTGGCCTATCTGGGGTGCCTGCCGGGGATCGTGCTGATGGCGCCGGCGGACGAGGTGGAGCTGACGCACGCGGTGGCGACCGCGGCGGCGATCGACGACCAGCCGAGCGCGCTGCGCTACCCGCGTGGCGACGGGGTGGGGCTGACCATCCCGCAGCATGGCGAGGTGCTGCCGATCGGGCGCGGGCGGGTGCTGCGCGAGGGCGGCCGGGTGGCGATCCTGTCGCTGGGCACGCGGCTGGCGGATGCGCTGGCGGCGGCGGAGGAGCTGGCCACGCGCGGCCTGCCGGCGACGGTGGCGGATGCCCGCTTCGCCAAGCCGCTCGATACGGCGCTGATCGAGCAACTGGCGCGCCACCACGAGGTTCTGATCACCATCGAGGAAGGCAGCGTCGGTGGGTTCGCGGCGGCGGTGATGCAGCATCTGGCCTGGAAGGGATTGCTCGACCGCGGCCTGCGCATTCGCCCCATGGTGCTGCCCGACCGCTTCATCGACCAGGACACCCAGCCCCGCCAGCTCGCCACCGCCGGGCTGACCGCAAAGGACATCGTTACCACCGTGCTGCAGACACTTGGACAGGACGCCGCCCTGACGGCTGTGGCAGGATAA
- a CDS encoding phosphorylase family protein has translation MEVQEAKPPGGAGAAPRIGVVTGLTAEARIATPLGLVAAGGGTPIGAATAAERLVAQGVKALVSFGLAGGLDPALRPGDIVVPADVLDGDCRHRCDPALAARFGDVGGTLLAEASVVVEAAAKVALFARTGAGSVDLESGAVARVAARHGLAFAVLRAICDPAGRTLPPAALVALTASGRIGMVRVLASVARQPSQIPTLLALGRDAAAARRALLRRVAQAAG, from the coding sequence GTGGAGGTCCAGGAGGCAAAGCCTCCTGGCGGGGCCGGGGCAGCGCCCCGGATCGGCGTCGTTACTGGCCTGACCGCCGAAGCCCGCATCGCGACGCCGCTTGGCCTGGTCGCCGCCGGCGGCGGCACCCCCATCGGCGCTGCCACAGCCGCCGAACGATTGGTAGCTCAAGGCGTGAAGGCCCTGGTCAGTTTCGGCCTCGCCGGGGGCCTTGATCCGGCGTTGCGTCCAGGCGACATCGTGGTGCCGGCGGATGTGCTCGACGGCGACTGTCGCCATCGCTGCGATCCTGCCCTGGCAGCGCGGTTCGGCGATGTCGGCGGAACATTGCTCGCGGAAGCCAGTGTGGTGGTCGAGGCCGCGGCCAAGGTGGCCTTGTTTGCCCGCACGGGGGCAGGCAGCGTCGATCTTGAAAGCGGCGCGGTTGCCCGGGTCGCCGCCCGGCATGGGCTGGCTTTCGCGGTCTTGCGGGCGATCTGCGACCCGGCCGGCCGTACCTTGCCCCCGGCGGCCCTGGTCGCGTTGACCGCCTCCGGTCGCATCGGGATGGTGCGGGTGCTGGCCTCGGTCGCGCGCCAACCGTCGCAGATCCCGACGTTGCTGGCGCTGGGCCGCGATGCCGCCGCGGCGCGGCGGGCGCTGCTGCGCCGTGTGGCGCAGGCCGCTGGTTAG
- the shc gene encoding squalene--hopene cyclase, with product MEKSPLPHDLLATVPHDQLSDAVNRARAALLRRQQPDGHWVFELEADATIPAEYVLLEHFLDRIDAPLQDRIATYLRSIQGEHGGWPLFHDGDFNLSASVKAYFALKIIGDDPDAPHMVRARAAILGAGGAERANVFTRAQLALFGEVPWHAVPVMPVEMVLLPKWFPFHLDKVSYWSRTVIVPLVVLMALRPRARNPRGVHVPELFRTPPEQVRDWIRGPYRSAWGRFFKHLDSVLRVAEPHFPKTVRKRAIDWAVAFVTERLNGEDGLGGIYPAMANTVMMFDSLGYPSDHPDAAIAWASVRKLLVVEEDRAYCQPCLSPVWDTALSGHAVAEADSAADPTIDNACSWLRGKQVLDLVGDWAASRPDAVPGGWAFQYENAHYPDVDDTAVVGMLLHRNGQAGGDPGNDEAIARARDWVIGMQGKDGGWGAFDADNNHHYLNHIPFADHGALLDPSTADVTARCVSFLAQTGMPADHPVMARALAWLRSEQEADGAWFGRWGTNYIYGTWSVLCALNAAGVPAEDPAVRRAVGFLLETQREDGGWGEDNETYADAPRGRYHRSNPSQTAWALLGLMAAGEAEHPAVARGIAWLAAQQKPDGEWDEAPYTAVGFPRVFYLRYHGYKLFFPLLAMARYRNLMRGNDRRVAWGF from the coding sequence ATGGAAAAATCACCATTGCCGCACGATCTGCTTGCCACCGTTCCGCACGACCAGTTGTCTGACGCGGTCAACCGCGCGAGGGCGGCGTTGCTGCGGCGGCAGCAGCCGGACGGGCATTGGGTGTTCGAGCTGGAAGCGGATGCCACCATCCCTGCCGAATACGTGCTGCTCGAGCACTTCCTCGACCGCATCGATGCGCCGCTGCAGGACAGGATCGCCACTTATCTGCGCTCGATCCAGGGCGAGCATGGCGGCTGGCCGCTGTTCCACGATGGTGACTTCAATCTCTCGGCCAGCGTGAAGGCCTATTTCGCGCTGAAAATCATCGGCGACGATCCGGACGCGCCGCACATGGTACGGGCGCGCGCGGCGATCCTGGGGGCCGGCGGCGCGGAGCGGGCCAACGTGTTCACCCGCGCGCAGCTCGCCCTGTTCGGAGAGGTGCCGTGGCACGCGGTGCCGGTGATGCCGGTCGAGATGGTGCTGTTGCCGAAATGGTTTCCGTTCCACCTCGACAAGGTTTCGTATTGGTCGCGCACCGTGATCGTGCCGCTGGTGGTGCTGATGGCGCTGCGCCCGCGCGCGCGCAATCCGCGCGGCGTGCATGTACCGGAGCTGTTCCGCACCCCGCCGGAGCAGGTGCGCGACTGGATCCGCGGCCCTTATCGCTCCGCCTGGGGTCGGTTCTTCAAGCATCTCGACTCGGTGCTGCGGGTGGCGGAGCCGCATTTCCCCAAGACGGTGCGCAAGCGGGCGATCGACTGGGCGGTTGCCTTCGTGACCGAGCGGCTCAATGGCGAGGACGGGCTGGGCGGCATCTATCCGGCGATGGCGAACACGGTGATGATGTTCGATTCGCTCGGTTATCCGTCCGATCACCCCGACGCCGCCATCGCCTGGGCGAGCGTGCGCAAGCTGCTGGTGGTCGAGGAAGACCGCGCCTATTGCCAGCCCTGCCTGTCGCCGGTGTGGGACACGGCGCTGTCCGGCCATGCCGTCGCGGAAGCCGACAGCGCTGCCGATCCGACGATCGACAACGCCTGTTCCTGGCTGCGTGGCAAGCAGGTGCTGGACCTGGTCGGCGACTGGGCGGCGTCGCGGCCCGACGCGGTGCCGGGCGGCTGGGCCTTCCAGTACGAGAACGCGCATTACCCGGACGTGGATGACACCGCCGTCGTCGGGATGTTGCTACATCGCAATGGTCAGGCCGGCGGCGATCCGGGCAATGACGAGGCGATCGCTCGCGCCCGCGACTGGGTCATCGGCATGCAGGGCAAGGACGGTGGCTGGGGCGCCTTCGACGCCGACAACAACCATCATTACCTCAACCACATCCCCTTCGCCGACCATGGCGCGCTGCTCGACCCGTCGACGGCGGACGTGACCGCGCGCTGCGTGTCGTTTCTGGCCCAGACCGGCATGCCGGCCGACCATCCGGTGATGGCGCGGGCGCTTGCCTGGCTGCGCTCGGAGCAGGAAGCGGACGGGGCGTGGTTCGGGCGCTGGGGAACCAACTACATCTACGGCACCTGGAGCGTGCTGTGCGCGCTGAACGCCGCGGGCGTGCCGGCCGAAGACCCGGCGGTGCGCCGTGCCGTTGGTTTCCTGCTGGAGACGCAACGCGAGGATGGCGGCTGGGGCGAGGACAACGAAACCTACGCGGACGCTCCGCGTGGCCGGTATCATCGCAGCAACCCGAGCCAAACCGCCTGGGCCTTGCTCGGCCTGATGGCGGCGGGCGAAGCGGAGCATCCGGCGGTGGCGCGTGGCATTGCCTGGCTGGCGGCGCAGCAGAAGCCGGATGGTGAGTGGGACGAGGCGCCGTACACGGCGGTCGGTTTCCCGCGCGTGTTCTATCTGCGCTATCACGGCTACAAGTTGTTTTTCCCGCTGCTGGCCATGGCGCGGTACCGCAACCTGATGCGCGGCAACGACCGCCGCGTGGCCTGGGGCTTTTGA
- the hpnC gene encoding squalene synthase HpnC, translating into MSTTTENVEAWSGKDRGDENFPVGSLLVSARLRPHIHAFYAFARNADDISDSPELTPAGKVARLDAMEDVLLGRRDSGSPSALGLRRSLAETGVTPQHAVELLVAFRRDASKLRTASWEDLQDYCRYSAMPVGRYLLDLHGETRAGRDASDALCTSLQVLNHLQDAAKDLAALDRCYLPADLLAEAGAGIEDLRGTAATPGLRRVFDALLDRCDTLNQVAAGLARHTRDRRLRLESMVIVGLARRLTTRLRHGDPVARRVKLTRPDVVASVIGALRYLP; encoded by the coding sequence ATGAGCACGACCACCGAGAACGTCGAGGCGTGGTCCGGCAAGGACCGTGGCGACGAGAATTTCCCGGTCGGCTCGCTGCTGGTCAGCGCCCGGCTGCGGCCGCACATCCATGCCTTCTATGCCTTCGCCCGCAACGCCGACGACATCAGCGACAGCCCGGAGCTGACGCCCGCCGGCAAGGTGGCGCGGCTCGATGCCATGGAAGACGTGCTGCTCGGCCGCCGCGATAGCGGCAGCCCGAGCGCGCTCGGGCTGCGCCGCAGCCTCGCCGAGACCGGCGTCACGCCGCAGCACGCGGTGGAACTGCTGGTCGCCTTCCGTCGCGACGCGAGCAAGCTGCGCACCGCGAGCTGGGAGGATCTGCAGGATTACTGCCGCTATTCGGCCATGCCGGTCGGGCGCTACCTGCTCGACCTGCACGGCGAGACCAGGGCGGGCAGGGATGCCTCGGACGCGCTGTGCACCAGCCTGCAGGTGCTGAACCATCTGCAGGACGCCGCGAAGGACCTCGCGGCGCTGGATCGCTGCTACCTGCCGGCGGACCTGCTGGCGGAAGCGGGGGCTGGCATCGAGGACCTGCGCGGGACCGCCGCGACGCCGGGATTGCGGCGCGTGTTCGATGCCCTGCTCGATCGCTGCGACACGCTGAACCAGGTCGCGGCGGGCCTGGCCCGCCACACGCGCGACCGGCGGCTGCGGCTGGAGTCGATGGTGATCGTCGGCCTGGCGCGGCGGCTGACCACGCGGCTGCGACACGGCGATCCGGTGGCGCGGCGGGTGAAGCTGACCCGGCCGGACGTGGTCGCGAGCGTCATCGGCGCGCTGCGGTACCTGCCGTGA
- a CDS encoding polyprenyl synthetase family protein produces MNDNAVQDLPAALSRVAAEVEAALEDLLPLTEGAERRVIEAMRYGCLGGGKRMRAFLVMEGARLFNVDRRCAARVGAALEMVHAYSLVHDDLPAMDDDDLRRGKPSCHKAFDEATAILAGDALQTRAFEVLAEADTHSNPEARCELVAALALAAGARGMVGGQMIDMVAEGQVLTAEEITRLQALKTGRLIQFGAEAGAILGRAGPAQRHALAAYGRDLGAAFQIADDVLDQEGTAAELGKTAGKDLAAGKATMVSVLGVARARAQAEMLAAQAARHLESFGAKAGLLRELAAYVVTRRN; encoded by the coding sequence ATGAATGACAACGCTGTCCAGGATCTGCCCGCCGCGCTGAGCCGGGTTGCGGCGGAGGTTGAAGCGGCGCTGGAAGACCTGCTGCCGCTGACGGAAGGGGCCGAGCGTCGCGTGATCGAGGCGATGCGGTATGGCTGCCTGGGGGGTGGCAAGCGGATGCGGGCCTTCCTGGTGATGGAAGGGGCGCGGCTGTTCAACGTGGACCGTCGGTGTGCGGCGCGGGTGGGTGCGGCGCTGGAGATGGTGCACGCCTATTCGCTGGTGCATGACGACCTGCCGGCGATGGACGACGACGACCTGCGGCGGGGCAAGCCGTCCTGCCACAAGGCGTTTGACGAGGCGACGGCGATCCTGGCGGGGGACGCGCTGCAGACGCGGGCCTTCGAGGTGCTGGCGGAGGCGGACACGCATTCCAACCCGGAGGCGCGGTGCGAGCTGGTAGCGGCGCTGGCGCTGGCGGCGGGGGCGCGCGGAATGGTGGGCGGCCAGATGATCGACATGGTGGCGGAGGGGCAGGTGCTCACGGCCGAGGAGATCACGCGGCTGCAGGCGCTGAAGACCGGTCGGCTGATCCAGTTCGGTGCGGAGGCGGGGGCGATCCTGGGACGTGCGGGGCCGGCGCAGCGTCATGCGCTGGCGGCGTATGGGCGCGACCTGGGGGCGGCGTTCCAGATTGCCGACGACGTGCTGGACCAGGAGGGGACGGCGGCGGAGCTGGGCAAGACGGCGGGCAAGGACCTGGCGGCGGGCAAGGCGACGATGGTGTCGGTGCTGGGGGTGGCGCGGGCGCGGGCGCAGGCGGAGATGCTGGCGGCGCAGGCGGCGCGGCACCTGGAGAGTTTCGGCGCGAAGGCGGGGCTGCTGCGCGAGCTGGCGGCGTATGTGGTCACCCGGCGCAACTGA
- the hpnD gene encoding presqualene diphosphate synthase HpnD yields the protein MSPPLGAAPADLAEVEALVCAAGTSFHRGMVVLPPDRRHAMFAIYAFCRIVDDIADDPAPFETRRRRLDEWRGRVAALFRGEATDAVTRVLLRAIAAFDLRQADFEAVIDGMQMDAETVIVAPDLATFDLYCDRVAAAVGRLSVRAFGDASAAADEVAWHLGRALQATNILRDIAEDAARGRLYLPREFLDAAGVPADPGAVLGHPGLPAACAQLAALAHARFRDADAAMARCGRRAMKPARLMGGMYNAILARLERRGWERPEQPVRVPRWQKLWIALRYGVP from the coding sequence GTGAGCCCCCCCCTTGGAGCTGCGCCGGCCGACCTCGCGGAGGTCGAGGCGCTGGTGTGCGCCGCCGGCACGAGCTTTCATCGCGGTATGGTGGTGCTGCCGCCCGACCGGCGCCACGCTATGTTCGCGATCTACGCCTTCTGCCGCATCGTCGACGACATCGCCGACGACCCCGCCCCATTCGAGACGCGCCGGCGCCGCCTGGACGAATGGCGCGGGCGGGTCGCCGCCCTGTTCCGGGGCGAGGCGACGGATGCGGTCACCCGCGTGCTGCTGCGCGCGATTGCCGCCTTCGACCTGCGGCAGGCGGATTTTGAGGCTGTCATCGACGGCATGCAGATGGATGCGGAAACGGTGATCGTGGCCCCTGACCTCGCCACGTTCGACCTCTATTGCGACCGGGTCGCCGCGGCGGTCGGACGGCTGTCGGTGCGCGCCTTCGGCGATGCCTCGGCGGCGGCCGACGAGGTCGCCTGGCATCTCGGCCGGGCCCTGCAGGCTACCAACATCCTGCGCGACATCGCCGAGGACGCGGCGCGCGGGCGGCTTTACCTGCCGCGCGAGTTCCTCGACGCCGCCGGCGTACCGGCTGACCCGGGCGCCGTGCTCGGCCATCCAGGGCTGCCGGCGGCCTGCGCGCAGTTGGCGGCGCTCGCGCATGCGCGGTTCCGCGACGCGGATGCGGCCATGGCGCGCTGCGGGCGGCGGGCGATGAAACCGGCGCGGCTGATGGGGGGCATGTACAACGCCATCCTGGCCCGGCTGGAGCGACGCGGCTGGGAGCGGCCGGAGCAGCCGGTCCGGGTTCCCCGCTGGCAGAAACTCTGGATCGCCCTGCGGTACGGCGTGCCGTGA